ATTCGATGATTATTGTGATCACTGACGACTTCACTTTCTATGCGCCCAATGCCTTTACACCCAATGGTGACGGCTTTAACGAGGCCTGGGTACCCGAGGGAATCGGAATAGACAGGGACAAGTTCCAGATGTGGATCTTTGACCGCTGGGGCAATCTGATCTGGCAGACCAACGTGTGGGGAAAGCCCTGGGACGGAACGGCCAACGGAGGTTCCGAGATTGTGCAGGAAGACGTATATGTGTGGAAGGTTCAACTCCACGATGTATTCGGCCGCAAGCACCAGTTTGTGGGGCATGTGAGCGTGATCAAGTAAATAGTGAATATCTTGTTGAAAACTCAAGGGGGCCAAAGCCCCCCTTTTTTTTTGCATCTCCGCTCATTCACCGAATAAAAATCCCACTTCATACTAAAGAAGAAGGGATTTGTCTAAAAAAGCAGGTAGTTCACCCTAAAGTATCGATTCTATGACACTTTAAGTGAACTTTAGGTGTCATAGTAGTATCCTATAAGCCCCATCATGACTCATAAGAGACCGTTCCTGACTGTTCTGATTGCATTTCTTGTTTTTGGACTTAGCCTTGCACAGAATACGACATCTAACAACACAAGCACACCGGATGAATTTCCCCCGCTGGGCACATGCAGTTTTACACCTGCACCCAATCAACATTATACACCTTCGCCGCAAAACGGAAATGGATCGCTGGGACAGATTTTTAATATGTCGAAATGCGGGTTGAATTACACGCAGGCAACGCAGCGATTGGGGAAAAGAGGATCACTGGCCGGTGTGAATCAACCGGCACCGTACACCATCACAGGAATTCCTGTGTGCAGAACCATTGAGCGGGCATATATTTGGGCCTCTATGTCAGGAACAGCGATGGCGTTCAACGTAACCATCGTTAATCCACTGGGGCAATCATTCACTTTTCCCGCTGTGAATGTGGGTACAGGTCCCGACAAATGCTGGGGATACGGAGGTACCTCATCCTATCGCGTTGATGTAACCACTGCCATCAGCGGAAATGGAGTTTACATGATCAGCGGCTTCCCAACAAATCCTCCCACCGCCCAGAAAGATACAGACGGCGCAACACTCTTCATCATCTTCTCTGATCCTACTGCAAACTATCAGGGGCATATGGTTATCCACGACGGCTGTTTAGTCGGTATTGGAGGAAATACGGCACAAACACTGACAGGAATAAATGCCTGTGCCAATTCGATCTATGCAAGAGCATTTTGCATGACGGGAGACTGGCAGCTGAACGGAATCACAGGAGTATGGAACGGCAGCGCAATTAACATCCCGTGGAACTGGTGGAACTACAATGAAGTGGCCACTACAGTAACTGCTGCGCAGGCCACCGCCGCATATTCTCACGCTGGTCTGAATGATTGTTATAACTGGGTAGTGATGGGATTATATTACCGAACAAACACATGCACTACCTGTCCGCTCCCCAATAGTCTGACATTAACTACGACTACGATTCCTGCTACCTGTGCGAACTGTAACGGTCAGGCAACTGTTACGGCCACCGGAGGCAGTGCACCCTACACCTATCTCTGGACCCCCACCAATCAGACAACACAAACCGCAACAGGACTCTGCGCAGGGACCTACACCGTACAGGTTACAGATGCCACCGGATGTCTGAGTGCAACCACTACTGTCACGATCACTACAACCGGCGGAGGACTCACACTTACTCCAACCATCACAAACGCACTTTGCAACGGACAATGCAACGGGAGCATCTCCATGTCGGTTACCGGCGGCAATGCACCTTACACTTATTTGTGGACCCCCGGTAATCAGACCGGACAAACAGCCACCGGACTATGTGCAGGAACCTACACTGTGCTGGTTACGGACGCAAGCGGTTGCACAACAACAGGAACTTATACAATCACGCAACCTACGGTGGTCACACTTTCGCAATCACAAACCAATCCTGTTTGCAACGGACAATGCACCGGAACGGCCACGGTGACGGCATCAGGAGGTACACCGGGTTATTCCTACACATGGTCACCTTCCGGTGGTAACGCGGCCACTGCAACAGGACTCTGTGCCGGAAATTACACCGTAACAGTAACGGACGCCAACGGATGTACACGAACGGCTACGTATACCATCACTCAGCCTCCGGCGCTTTCTGCGTCTACCTCAACAACAATCAGCACCTGCGGATTGCCCAATGGTTCTGCCACAGTAGTTGCGAGCGGCGGTACACCCGGGTACACCTACCTTTGGTCACCTTCCGGCGCAACCACAGCCACTGCCACGGGCTTGCTTGCCGGCTCTTATACCGTAACTATTACCGATGCGAACGGATGTACTGTTACTGCAGTGGCGGTGGTTACCGCAGCCGGTTCACCTACGATTATCATCACCGGATCTACC
Above is a genomic segment from Bacteroidia bacterium containing:
- a CDS encoding gliding motility-associated C-terminal domain-containing protein — protein: SMIIVITDDFTFYAPNAFTPNGDGFNEAWVPEGIGIDRDKFQMWIFDRWGNLIWQTNVWGKPWDGTANGGSEIVQEDVYVWKVQLHDVFGRKHQFVGHVSVIK